DNA sequence from the Xenopus tropicalis strain Nigerian chromosome 4, UCB_Xtro_10.0, whole genome shotgun sequence genome:
TATATTGTCAGTTTATATGCACAACCTGCAGCCCTTAAGGCAAGTGCTTAAAGTATTATCATTCATTATAGAACAATGTAACAAAGACTGTCATGTTGGAAATATGATTATTTGTAGGAAAGCTGGGTAGGCAGACTGGCCATGCATGTGAAGCAGTCAGGAACCAGTCTGGAACATTATCCTTTCACACTGCTGCCCTATTGTTATGGTATATTGACTACACAAGAGCAGATTTTATCATGTGTTTGACCCAATCAACAGAACAATCTATAATTGTGGTACTGGGATGTGTGTTCTGATTCCTTTGCTTGGACAAGTACTGGAATTTGTACAAAAATTCCTTACTGTCGATTTATGCACTCCCATCCCTTCTAAGGTGAGAGACCCAGCCTGGCCATTATTAGCCACAGTGACCTTCACTGGAATATGTTGCTGTGCTTGTTTACAGGCAAAAATGACCAGCGGATGCCCCATTGCTTGCTCTTTCAAGCAGTCACTTGCAACAATATAGattaggaaaggaaatcacactttatatttcactgataggccctgaaccaatatacaaataacagcagataattcagtgaaaataaaaccacattttaatggctcaaagattctttcaaaacataatacaaaacaaattcagatatatactataccaaacagtggcaAGGTGcctcctagtgcctctcctaacacGTTTCacacaaagtgcttcatcagaggaggtatcTCATTGCAGTCCTCACTGCAGACGATGTAGGGGTCATTGCATATTTGAGCACGTAATCCACGCCCTGTGTGCCACAACTACCCCGATGCCATTACAACTACTCACCTCGGCATTCGTAGGATCCATCTGTATTGAAGCAGAACTGGTTGGACTTGCAGTGATCCTTTTCAGTACCACATTCATCAATATCTGAAAGCAGAAATGTAAACAGATGCCCCATTAATTCATGCACATGTCACATGATGCAGAAAGCAGGGTCTCACCAATGAGAAACATCCGATAGTTAGGGCTATAGGTGCCCCAAAACAGCTGGCTTTATACTAAGCaaggcagtatatacagtatgttaggtGTTAATGTTCTTTTTCCTGGAAAAGAAAAAGCTGTAACCAGAATGCAATGTTCTGGCACTTGATAAGTTCTATGTGGCAGGAGCTGCAcacaagatgccatagacagtcactatttattgggctgggggggctgtttgggcctctgtgtacttgaaatgtcagggcctattttgaatcccagtccgtgCCAGTTTGAAAGCCCCCTTAAGGTGTAAAGTACAGGGAACCCTTAATGACAATTTTGATCCTTGTGCCTAGCTCTGAGCTTTGCCATAATTAATGGGCCCTAATGCctctgaaacaaaaaaaacaacaggtaACATTGGGCTACGAATGAATATCATTTGCCTAAGAAGAGATTCATTTCAGAATAACTGGCCCAGCTTAATGCCCCCTCCCTGCTGCGTTGGCCCCAGTGACTTACCTATGCACTTCCCATCATGCAGTAGCCAGCCCCTCTTGCACAGCACACACTGATCGTCCCCGGGCCCAATGCACTTGCTGCAAGCTCTGTAACATTCTGCAAAGATAGAAGATATTACCAGAAGCACAAGCCCTTTGTTTTGTGGGAGGCTGGGGTGACATTCTACatacaggtgtgtgtgtggggggggtgggggggaccaTTAATCATGTTGTCACTGCTATGGACAAATACAATTAATTTATTTCCATCATTGGCCCATTACATACCAGAACATACCAGGTGGCTCTCATTACGGGCTTGTTCATAATAGCCAAGTGCACAATCCATGCAGACCGGGCCACCGTAGCTGGTGTAACAGTCGCACACTCCAGTACCAAATCGGGTTCCATCACCATTACACTGCCCATTTCCACTACAGGGTTTCTCCGTCCCTCCAGGGCAAGctgtaataaaaatattgtgGAGGGTTAGCAACCAGCACCCACTTCACTTTGCTATCAGATTGACTTGTCCTTTGAGGAGGCAATACACAAGCCGATTAAAGCtaccaattcaggtccttcagactgattcagcagcttatcttcccatgtatggggccctttgaCAGGCCCTAAAgacaaatgatcagatcagcccgatatcgcccaactTCGCCAGACAAGTGGACCTTACAATGTACGGTTAGCTTTAGGCCGATTGCTAGAGCTTTGGTCTGTTTACACAGTACAAGCCTATGGTGTACATAAATAATAGGGCTATTTGAGATGTCAGGAATGCCCTTCTGGCTTATAAATGCTGATATTTGTATTTTCTCAGCCAGCTGCCAGATTCCCCCTTTTTCATGACCTGAGTAATAATAATTCCTGCAGCGCCTGTTCTTACTAATGGTCTGTGGCTTTTGTGGTATGTTTCCCAGTTCTAATGGGAGGTACTCCTTTATTATACTGAACCTCTAAACTCTACTTTCTGTCTTGGAAACAATATGAAATGAACATtattggtgtggtttgaagttggggtttaagaaacaaaaaaaaaacaaaaaaagactcaAGACCAGTTGAGATCATTCAGCAAAATCAGTTTTAATTGGGCTGAGTCGGGGACGAAGTGACGAATGATGCGCCAGTGATGAAACATAAGCAGAACTGGCTACAGGTCAGGAAAACACCACAGGCAGCActtcattagggctctggcacacggggagattagtcgcccgcgaaaaaactccctagtcgcccgcgaacagggagttttttcgcgggcgactaatctccccgtgtgccagagcccttaaggtcctGGCAAGGCTCACTATCATACGCATTACACAATCTAATTACCGAGCATCCAATCACTGCAGTTGACACTCAGAGTCGACTGTGCACACTGAACCCACTTTTCTACATTTCACATCAGGAAATTATGAACCAGGTAACTTGCCCACCCCACTGCTGCACCCCATTCATCAGCCGACACCCAATGAAGTGCCAAGTGTGCACTATACCTGTATCAGAGCACATAGGGGGTGCTACGAAATACTCACAGAGGCAGTCTGCACCAAATCTGCCTTTTGGACAGCAGAGCCGCAGGGTGTCCATACACAGCCACTGGAAGAGGTCAGGTTGTTCCTTCTGTCTAGGATATAAAGAAACCACAGAGCGTTGGTCAACTTAAAGGTTAACTAGTCAAACTGATGTAGACATAGTCATTCACTTCTACTGGGCACTAAAACTATTTGGCATGCAATTAGGAACAAACAGGACAAGTTATTCTAATAAACATAGGAACATTACCCCACTCTGTGTTATATAGAATTTCCTTACTTCTTAAACCACCAGCTCTCCATATGCTCCTCATTTTGCTCCAGCATCTTGTTACAGTCAAAATCAGACTTGTCACAGGCTGTTTCGATCACTTCTAGAAGTCTGGTCTCACTGGAAGATAAAATCAAGTATATAATGTTACACTGCAGGCCTTATGCCAATGCCCATGCCAgactgaaacaggaaagggcttATTAACGTGCCCCTGGCATATGACCAATATCATGCTGgttggctgtgattggctacatgCTGAAGAAGGCAAGCACCGAACAACTTAAAAAGGGGTGGTCCACCCTTAAGTTTTAATATGCTATAGAATGGGCTAAGCGCCCCAGTGTCAGAGGGGAAAAGCTATTGCCATTCATGAGAGTTTTGCTGCTAGCAACTGATCATATTTTGGTCACCCAGTTACAGTGCACATTTGGCCCCTCTGCATTTTTAAGTAGCCCAGGAGCCAAAACTCACACTCAccgcatccaatcataatgggtTTCAAACACCTTAAGCACCTGTCAGACAATTCACAATAAGGACAAGGGACAGGATTTTAGACGTTCCTGCCCCCACTCTATGGCTACTATATACGTGCCCAATAGTGCCCCATATGCATAATAACAAATGTACTGAGAAGTGCATTCTAGAATTTCAGTATaaacgtattttttttttttttttttacaatcaatgtattttttcaatttgttttcatattatccaTTTGGGAGAAGGAGATAATGACCCCCAGCCTCTTTCCCCAAGTTAATTCCCCACTGTAAAATAAATTCCCTATATACTACACTGAGAGCACAGGCTGCAAAGAAGTAGAACGCAGCACCCTGTGTACATAGTTCTTTATACTTTAGCGTACATGCAAGTAAAACAGGGCTGCAAGATTTCCATTTGCAAGGGGCagatgttcaaaaaaaaaaaaaaaaaagtttcttccaCCAATAGCTGGGCTCGTTACAATCACTATTGCTCCCCCAATGGGCACCAGCGCCTCAGCCTGAGGACAGGCACAGAATGAGtgaatgtgtgagtgtgtgtgaagCAGGGCACTACCTGATCTCGTATTTGGAGAGCTTCTCCTCTTCCCAGGCTGTGTTTCCTCCCCCAAAGTTGAGTCCAGCCGTCTTCTCTATACCCTGATGAAAACAAAAATTCCAACCGAACATTTAGCCGAGGGTTACAGAGAGCAGGTCCAGTCTGAGCGAGACCTGCCCCATTACTAGTCTCAGTAGAAGCATCTTTTATATATAGGCTGCTGGAACAAGAACACCCTTAATGTTCATATCAGTGGCATTCTGTTACTAGCCATCCGATTCTTATGGAGCCAGTCCAATACCATTTGTAGCCCtcttaaaatgtcattttaatggtATGCTACATAATCAGTTTTGACAGGCAGACACATGTTGATAAAACAAACGTGaaagtatattattatagagGAGCCATAAACATTCTTTAAATTATCTCCTTATAAAGGTGCTTGGTGATGtaatgtgtcacatgactcattgaaagttgagtattataataaataatgtacctcctactgGAAAATGAGAAATTAAATTAGAAGACACCTCAGCGTTCAGTGACCAGTATAAAAgcctcagcctgcagccttgtgcctttatatgggcacagaacccctcagtgactgctaatatccttatcatttacagtagggggtacattatcccttataatacatgagtgatactcagagttccctgtataactcagcctgcagccttgtgcctttatatgggcacagaacccctcagtgactgctaatatccttatcatttacagtagggggtacattatcccttataatacatgagtgatactcagagttccctgtataactcagcctgcagccttgtgcctttatatgggcacagaatccctcagtattttatattttataatataaacatttttattttttaagtttttgttatattttataatagggggtaAAATATTAATTTGAAATATGTGCCCCCTGCTTTTGAGTAAGAGGGTGCAGGCACTTAATGAacagatattatttatatattgttagaTAAACATATACCAGGCACTGAAACAACTCCTACCTTTAAGACATTGGTGACCAGATTCTGGCAGGTTTGGCAGAGCTGCGGCTTGGAGACACCGGGCCGTGACAATAGCAGGAGAAGCCACAGGCTCCCATAGACGGTCAGAAACATTCGGCGTGACATACCCATAGCTGAGTGACTCTCTGCGGAACACAGTAATATATCATTAGAGAACAAACAGTGTAACTGCCGCTTTCCACTCATGTCAGTTTTAGCTCTTACAGGCCACGTGGACTTTTGCAAACAGTTTGATTCCCCAGCTGGACCTTCCTTGCTCCTCTACGTTGATGCCATTCCTTGCAATACTCCCCCCACCCTCCATTAACCCTACTGGGCAGTAGGACACAGAACACAGATGCTAGACTGGTGTCTTTATGCAGCACCATCTCCCATGCAGCGGCACTTACTCCCCAGAGTGGGGCTACTGATTGTAGGCTGATGGTTATTTAGTCCTACTGGGCCCGTGAGTCAGATGGCTCCGGCTCATTGCTATTTAAGTATTTATTACTGAGCTGACTGTAGAGAAAGGGAAAGTATTCTAATGGTGCAAGATGTTCATGCCCAGGGgtgaaaaatgcaaatatagTTCCCTAACCAGCGTAGAGAGAATATGAGCCCGGAGTGGATATGCCCTGCTGCTTTCTTGCCACACTGGCAGAGAAGATGACGGTCTGAATAAGCAAAACAACTACAAATGTAAAAGATCATTTAAGTGTGGACTACCAATTTAAGTCCACCCACCCCCAATAAATGCCATTCTCTGCACTGCCAGTTCTGACTATTTCAACAATATAGCGGAAGCCAGCTGATTGAAAAACCTGTGAAATCCAGCAGTACACTGCATAGCCAGCATACAGCCAGTTTAAATCATACAGTGAAAAAAACAGTGCCCTCTGCAGGTCAATGGTTTCAAAGCAAGAGCAAGAATTTATCAAGgggaagtttgcctttaaattaattttctgtttgtttCACATAAAAGTAATCTAACCACCTTTGCACACTATCATCAttctatttattgtttatatctggttgctagggtcagagATCTTATCAATGCCAAACTAGTGAGATAAAAATTCTCACAGAAAGAGAACTAACAAAATGTCTTCGAGTGGCACTGTGCACATCATAAAGTTCAATGTCACCACCCCCTCTAAACTGGGCATCTCCTAAGCACTGGTATCCTATATTACTTGACAAGAAACCACACACAGGAATTATACAGTAGACTTCAGTAGAACTAGTACTACCTGCACTCTGGTCAGGTTAAGT
Encoded proteins:
- the creld1 gene encoding protein disulfide isomerase CRELD1, producing MGMSRRMFLTVYGSLWLLLLLSRPGVSKPQLCQTCQNLVTNVLKGIEKTAGLNFGGGNTAWEEEKLSKYEISETRLLEVIETACDKSDFDCNKMLEQNEEHMESWWFKKQKEQPDLFQWLCMDTLRLCCPKGRFGADCLSCPGGTEKPCSGNGQCNGDGTRFGTGVCDCYTSYGGPVCMDCALGYYEQARNESHLVCSECYRACSKCIGPGDDQCVLCKRGWLLHDGKCIDIDECGTEKDHCKSNQFCFNTDGSYECRECDKSCIGCMGGGPARCKKCNKGYYRDGVKCLDVDECDSELPKCKGSHEECVNTEGSFTCVCEKDYSRIDGMCRPDSYDSNAEKGLFDDITDDEVVVLQQMFFGVVICALATLAAKGDMVFTAIFIGAVAAMAGYWLSEKGDRALDSFMKGR